The window AGAAACTATCAGTGATCTAATAGACAACAAAGAGAAACAAATCGGAAACTCGCTACTCCAACGCAACCAAATTCTGTTTCTTAAAAGAAACTACAGTGTATAATACCCTCTTATGATATTTTTCTAAGTAATAGCGAGTTTATCTATATAGGACTAAGTTAGCGCTGATATGTTATATGTACCATAGAAGAATATTACGGTTGCCACCAAATTTTCTCAATAACCCATGGCCCCCCTCCATAAATTTTGTACTGCAGCTAGCTAAGGATGAGTACGAATAAGCCAGAAATGATAGGTTTCTCTAAGAGAAAGGTTTTCTAGAGGGTTAAAAGCAGCCAGATTGAGGCTTGATAAAAGAACAGACGATTAATAATAAGCTTGACATGACTGGTCACGGAGAGAATCAAGTACACCAGTCATTCTTGGGACATGCCTACAATAGTATCAAGTTTAACTTCTTGAGATAATGAGAAAACTTAAGTCGAAGTGCCATCTTTGCCCTCTCTTTGTAAGCTTCTAAAGGTGGCCATTTCTGAGTTGTATCTCTTTTCCTGGTAAAGATTGATTTAGATGTACATCTTTCTCAAGCAAATTGTCAGATGAACCACAATGGTTTTTATCAGGCAGATGAATGATAATACTTGTCTCTCGGGCCTTCAagagtaggggtaaggctgcggaCATCttgccctccccagaccccacttgtggaaattCACTGGGCATTGAAACGTAGGGAGTAatctactccctctgtttcaatttagatgacacactttccttattagtacgttccaaaaagaatgacacatttctacaattggaaataattcaactttaaactcttcattttacccattttacccttgatgaaaagcttttataaccatacaaatttcatggccccacaaaacttttatccctaaagcttttaagaccacatatttcaaaagtctttttttcttcttaaactccgtgccgagtcaaactacctcatctaaattgaaacgtaGGGAGTAatctactccctctgtttcaatttagatgacacactttccttattagtacgttccaaaaagaatgacacatttctacaattggaaataattcaactttaaactcttcattttacccttaatgagaagcttttataaccatacaaatttcatgGCCTCACAAAACTTTTATCCCTAAAGCCAcatatttcaaaagtctttttttcttcttaaacttcgtgccgagtcaaactacctcatctaaattgaaacgtaGGGAGTAATACTTGTGATTGGCAAAATGAGGGTCGATCAGGATACTACCACATCCGAAAATGGGAAGTTTATAGATCCATATGAATTaccttcaaaataaaacaatacaTGCCATCATATGGAACAGGGTTGGTTTCATTCCAAGACCGTCCTAGAGTACAACAAATCTAGATTTACACCTTTCTAGGTCAAAGCTGATTGCATGAACTAGAACTACTGTATCAAATCGCAAGAGGAAAACAAGACAAGAACCACTCCTATTAATCCTTTATTAGAAGAGTTCTCAAAGTTTGTCTACCTTGAAATTGAAGTTAAGAGTTCGTTTGAACTCTGAACTACCCCAAGGAGGAGAAGTCTGCTCTGATTCACAATGCAAATAAAGCAGTTTAACCTAGAACTACATTGATTATTAAGTCTAAGCAAAGGTAAACATTCATGCGAAATGGAAGAGATCAGCACTATAATTAACTAAGAAAATAGCAGAAACGAAacagaagaaagaaagagaatgaCGGAGAAGACTTCATGTAAAGGAAATGAGGTTAAATAGACATAGTGAAGCTTTTCAACTCTATCCACCTTTCTAAGAGAACACGACGTCGTGGCCATGCCACCTGAGTTGCAATACTGGAACTTAAACATAATATATAGATGCAATATATGAATTCATTGACATGCACATGCAATATAAGAGGTATGAATGCGAAGAAAACCATGTAATACACAAGTTCAAAGACAAGACGAAAAACTCAGTTCGAGCCAAATGTACCTTGGGTACATGAAATTTGTTGGTTCCTGCCCCTCTAAGAACTCCTTCAACATCTTTGGATGGTATTCAAGAATTTCTCTGTATATTAGCTCCCTCACATCCTCCTTTGTCACCCTTCGCCTTTCAAATTCAAACTCCATTTTTGTAACAGGTTGAGCAGAAGGTTCTCTTTCCACTTTGGCCAGATTCCTGAAATATGGATCTGCAAGCGCCTGAATTTTGAACAAGAATAAAGGCCCTGTTAAGAGCTGGAGTCGCAAAAAATGCAACTTTTTGGAAACAGATAGACATAGTGTATTTGTACCTCTTCTGCAGTAGGACGATCCTTAGGATCAAAAGCAAGCATCTTTTCTAGCAAACGAAGTGCAAGGGGATCTGCATGCGGAAATTTATGGGAGAAAGGCACAGGCTTTTTCTTACGCATACTGCTCAAATACCTCCGAGCCTTTTCATTTCTTATCTATAGGCAGATAATCAACCATATATTAGCCACAAAGCTATCAGAGTAAAACATCTTGAGTTCCAGGAAACATGTTGGAACATACCCTGGCAATGGATTCTGGAGATGGTGTGCCCAACAGATCGGTCATCAAGTCTAATTGATGAACCACATTTTTACCCGGAAAGAGAGGCTTCCCAGTTAATAGTTCTGCAAATATGCATCCAATGCTCCATATATCAATTGCTGGTGTATACTGAGGAGAAGTCACAATAATGTTGTCTTAGAATGTGCTGTTATCATAACAAATGAAGAAACCCATAGCTAATTCACCAATAGATCAGAACAATTATCTAAAGCAGAAAATTGTATATTCACACCTTAGAGAAAAATGATCCACACAATTCGGGAGCCCTATACCACCTCGTGGCAACATAATCCTACAGGAACAATAAATCAGATCATGTTAGATGTCACATGTTCTGCTAAGCTCATTAATAGAACTATGTTTCAACGTTAAAGTTTTGCACAGAGCATTAAGAAGCATACTGTCCAAAATATAGCTGTTGGAGTGTCATTGAAGGCCACTCTTGCAAGACCAAAGTCACAGATCTTGAGCTTGCAGTCGGCATTTGCTAATATATTTTTGGGTTTCAGGTCACGGTGAAAGACATTAGCTGCATAATATTCCAATATAGAGGCATTATtagaattggaaattttatgTAAATGTCTAAGTATATAAAAATGTCCTTTGTGGAGGAAAGTCAGTAGTAATTAATGCACAATGCATACAAACCTGTGTGTATATATTTTAGCCCTCGAAGGAGCTGATAAAGAAAAAATTGATAATGTTCCGGCGTCAGATCATCATTTGCTTTAATGACTTGATGCAAATCGGATTCCATGAGTTCAAAGACAACATAGATGTCCTTGAATTCTCTCCGAGAAGGAGGCAACAAGATATGCTTAATTTCCACTATATCTGGATGACGAAGAAGCCTAAGAAGCTTGATCTCGCGAAGGATACGTGTGGCATCAGAGACATGTTCAAAGATGTCGTTTATCTTCTTGATTGCAACTTTTTCCCCTAGATGGGTATCATATGCAGAGCAGACAACACCATAGCTACCTTTACCAATCACTTCCTCGATTTTGTATCGGCTCCCTTCACCATATTCAGTGAAGAAATCTACATCTGCAGACCCCTGCATATTCATATAATAATTCACAAGATGAATTACAAGACCTGTCAAAAAATGGATCTTATACAATACTTTAATTGCTACAACACATTATCTCGTAATAGAAATGTTTCGAAGTGTGCAGCTATGCTATTCCAACCTGCACAAGCTACGGAACAATTCAATCGTTCCATTTGATCAAAACCATACAAGTTAAACTATTTGTTTCACTCCACAACTGTTTCTCGATTGGCTTGGATCATATTTTAACTTGCATAGTACCATAGTGATACATTTATAAGGTCTGACATTCCACTTAGCCTTAGACCTCACCACATATCAAAGCACGAAAAGAAGATCCAGTTACCACTTAGCTAGGTTCCTAAATCATACAACTATCAATATTTTAATCCTCCAACCAAATGTCCTaaatcagataaatgattggccgaTCCTAGCAGAGGCAAGAACCACTAGGTGATTCCTTCCCATCTTCCTAAGCCTTGGTTGGCAGAGTTACCCGGTACCTGTGCTGATAGTAGGCAGTAGATATCTAATAGAATAGTCAAGGTGCAAGCTGGACCGAACACCACTGTCATTAAAAAATAGATTGGCCGAATTTAAAGTTGGTAGCCAATCAGAAGATCACATCATTATGTGAACTTTCTAAAGCATAaaagaacacacacacacacacccccccccccaaacaaatATCACTACTATTAAGAAAGGAACAATAAATCTAAGTGTTACAACAACTAGGTTATTGCTGTAACTGATTCTAGCATACTACTTATAGAGTCTTACCTTTTTCCTCTGATCAGGCTGCATATTTCAGGTGGCAAGCATTAAACCCACAAACCACAGGTAGCAATAAGTAAAGGCCAAACGCCTTATCACAAAAGTAGCTCAAACAAAACCTCCAAGAATCAATCAACAAACTTCAAGAAACCAAAAATACCGCTAAAATGATCAGATTCAAACAAGACCCACCAAAAATCTTGCAGTAAAAACCCCAAATCAGAACAGCAAGGGCAAAAATGGAAACTTTGTTCAAGATTTCAAGATCCAATAATGAGTTAAAAAAAGGAGTGTGTGGGAAGCACTATATGACAACAAATTCTGGGGTATAGCTGGAAATGAAAGTGCTTTTATTAAATGCTCCACTAATAAATAAAAAGCTCAAAAAAACAACAGTTGTCAATGATCTCTATTACATGTACAACAATGCCAAAGTTGAAAACTGAAAATAACTATGTAAAGATCCAATCTTTAGTGAGAGAAAGTGAGTAAAAATCAGATCTTGGAAACACCCAGACAGAGAGAAAGGGAATATCTTTGAGAAATGGTCTCTACCGTTtcttgaagttttttttttttttttgag of the Nicotiana tabacum cultivar K326 chromosome 7, ASM71507v2, whole genome shotgun sequence genome contains:
- the LOC107798175 gene encoding mitogen-activated protein kinase 15-like (The RefSeq protein has 2 substitutions compared to this genomic sequence), translating into MQPDQRKKGSADVDFFTEYGEGSRYKIEEVIGKGSYGVVCSAYDTHLGEKVAIKKINDIFEHVSDATRILREIKLLRLLRHPDIVEIKHILLPPSRREFKDIYVVFELMESDLHQVIKANDDLTPEHYQFFLYQLLRGLKYIHTANVFHRDLKPKNILANADCKLKICDFGLARVAFNDTPTAIFWTDYVATRWYRAPELCGSFFSKYTPAIDIWSIGCIFAELLTGKPLFPGKNVVHQLDLMTDLLGTPSPESIARIRNEKARRYLSSMRKKKPVPFSHKFPHADPLALRLLEKMLAFDPKDRPTAEEALADPYFRNLAKVEREPSAQPVTKMEFEFERRRVTKEDVRELIYREILEYHPKMLKEFLEGQEPTNFMYPSAVDKFKKQFAYLEEHYGKGGGAVAPPERQHSSSLPRACVLYSDNSVQNPVEVANDLSKCSIKEGEKPHVDRSSMIPMTRLPLQVPQNVQGGAARPGRVVSSVMRYNNCGAAVTAVEVIEQRKIARNPGGPTQYPISNASYPRRHPSCKNERGEDSSDGSNGVQPKPEQYMARKVAAAPGGPGSQWY